A window of the Lactuca sativa cultivar Salinas chromosome 7, Lsat_Salinas_v11, whole genome shotgun sequence genome harbors these coding sequences:
- the LOC111880812 gene encoding phospholipase A1-Igamma1, chloroplastic, with the protein MVAALNPVNHCHQLLSAAKHNHACRLVITASFNEVAINDGDKRSNKSTRLAKSISNLLNLYIEKPSLKNFLHRHDWNVVAQAEAKLELPTMSPKEDISSIWRDIHGCSDWENLLDPLHPFVRRELIKYGEFSQATYDAFDFDSFSEYCGSCLFNRRKFFEKLGLTKHGYDVRKYIYAMSQFEIPRWLEKSYVTDTWSKDSNWMGYIAVSDDLESKRIGRRDIVVAWRGTVLPSEWYEDMQRDLEPLGHGEAKVERGFLSIYKSKRMSTRYNKTSASEQVIEEIKRLTKFYKSTGEQVSLTITGHSLGGALALLNAYDAAMTFPTLPISVISFGAPRVGNIAFRDELHHRGVKALRITIKQDLVPRMPGIVFNETLQKFDDLTGTLDWVYHHVGAELKLDARASPFLKRGSNFIGVHHPETYLHLVDGFVSSNSSFRSDAKRDLALVNKYCDMLVNELRIPAYWYQLSNKGLVSNEFGRWIRPKRENEDIPSPIEEEENYDL; encoded by the coding sequence ATGGTAGCCGCTTTGAATCCGGTCAACCACTGTCATCAACTGCTCTCAGCTGCTAAGCACAACCACGCCTGCCGCCTTGTAATAACCGCTTCTTTCAACGAGGTTGCCATTAACGATGGTGATAAGAGATCAAACAAGTCAACTCGCTTAGCGAAATCGATCTCAAACCTCTTGAATCTGTATATCGAAAAGCCATCGCTGAAGAACTTTCTCCACCGTCATGACTGGAATGTTGTTGCTCAGGCGGAGGCGAAGCTGGAGTTGCCGACGATGTCGCCGAAGGAAGACATTTCGAGTATATGGCGCGACATCCACGGTTGTTCCGATTGGGAAAACCTCCTTGATCCGCTTCATCCTTTTGTTCGTAGAGAGTTGATTAAATATGGCGAGTTTTCTCAGGCGACATACGACGCTTTTGATTTTGATTCGTTCTCGGAGTATTGTGGAAGCTGTCTGTTTAATCGCCGGAAGTTTTTCGAAAAATTAGGGCTCACGAAACATGGTTATGATGTGAGAAAATACATTTACGCCATGTCGCAATTTGAAATCCCTAGATGGCTTGAGAAATCATACGTGACTGATACATGGAGTAAGGATTCCAATTGGATGGGTTACATCGCTGTGAGTGATGATCTTGAATCGAAGAGGATCGGAAGAAGAGACATCGTGGTGGCGTGGCGTGGCACTGTGCTTCCTTCCGAATGGTATGAAGATATGCAACGAGATCTCGAGCCACTAGGGCACGGAGAAGCGAAGGTGGAGCGAGGGTTTCTGAGTATCTACAAATCGAAGCGTATGTCAACACGATACAACAAAACCAGTGCATCGGAGCAAGTAATTGAAGAGATAAAGCGATTAACGAAGTTCTACAAATCAACCGGCGAACAAGTGAGTCTCACGATCACCGGCCACAGCCTGGGCGGCGCGTTAGCTTTACTGAACGCGTACGACGCCGCCATGACGTTTCCAACTCTTCCGATAAGCGTGATCTCCTTCGGTGCACCTAGAGTCGGAAACATCGCATTCAGGGATGAACTCCACCACAGAGGCGTCAAAGCACTACGGATCACAATCAAACAAGATCTAGTCCCTCGAATGCCAGGTATCGTCTTCAATGAAACTTTACAAAAATTCGATGATTTGACAGGTACCCTTGATTGGGTTTACCACCATGTTGGAGCAGAGTTGAAGCTTGATGCAAGAGCTTCACCTTTTCTGAAACGTGGGTCGAATTTCATCGGTGTTCATCATCCTGAGACGTATTTACATCTTGTTGATGGATTTGTGAGTAGCAATTCGAGTTTTCGATCGGATGCTAAACGGGATTTGGCACTTGTGAATAAGTATTGTGATATGCTTGTAAATGAGCTTAGAATTCCTGCGTATTGGTATCAATTGAGCAACAAAGGATTGGTTTCGAATGAATTTGGGAGATGGATTAGACCTAAAAGGGAAAATGAAGACATACCTTCAcctattgaagaagaagaaaattatGATCTGTAG
- the LOC111880817 gene encoding mitochondrial import inner membrane translocase subunit TIM50 isoform X1, with translation MSIITQSKRISSKVLNLKSNKNIHLYSSVTTNPPKESIISSSSSILSDQSTSSSTPPETAAAATTGGGGKGQPWSFLKFSLIAAVTGGVATAGYATYAYSLEEVYEKTKALRTMKKVSIGDDLSSFQKFQTMLKSTAITVPAKLVELYLEMRESTEEHVRGFTEPLSDKLLPDLHPQEQHVFTLVLDLNETLLYSDWKRERGWRTFKRPGVDEFLEQLAQFYEIIIYSDQQSMYVDPVVDRLDGNHCIRYRLSRAATRYQDGKHYRDLSKLNRDPSRILYVSGNAVESCLQQENCVPVKPWKCESDDTALVDLIPFLEYIARNRPGDIRHVLASYNGNDIAKEFIERSKEYQRRMQEQKQPGRLWRR, from the exons ATGTCAATAATTACTCAATCCAAACGAATTTCCTCCAAAGTATTGAATTTGAAGAGCAACAAGAATATTCATTTGTATTCTAGTGTCACTACAAATCCTCCCAAAGAGTCCATCatctcatcttcttcttctatccTGAGTGATCAGTCCACATCATCATCAACTCCACCTGAAACTGCAGCAGCAGCCACCACAGGTGGTGGTGGAAAAGGACAACCATGGAGTTTTCTCAAGTTTTCTTTAATTGCAGCGGTTACTGGAGGTGTTGCCACTGCTGGTTATGCCACCTACG CATATAGTTTAGAAGAAGTTTATGAGAAGACAAAGGCTTTGCGTACAATGAAAAAAGTTTCTATAGGTGATGATTTGTCTTCATTTCAG AAATTTCAAACCATGCTAAAATCAACTGCAATTACAG TTCCTGCTAAATTAGTTGAGCTTTATTTGGAGATGCGTGAATCTACAGAAGAACATGTTCGA GGTTTTACAGAACCCTTATCAGATAAACTCCTTCCAGATTTGCATCCACAAGAGCAACATGTGTTCACATTGGTTTTGGACCTCAATGAAACTTTACTCTACTCTGATTGGAAG CGTGAGAGAGGTTGGAGAACTTTCAAAAGACCAGGAGTCGATGAGTTTTTAGAACAGCTAGCCCAATTTTATGAAATTATAATCTATTCCGATCAGCAGTCCATG TATGTTGATCCTGTTGTTGATAGATTAGATGGAAACCACTGCATAAGATACAGACTATCAAGGGCTGCAACTAGATATCAAGATGGGAAGCACTATAGA gatTTGTCAAAACTTAATAGAGATCCTTCAAGAATTTTGTATGTGAGTGGGAATGCTGTTGAGAGTTGCCTTCAACAAGAAAACTGTGTTCCAGTAAAACCATGGAAATGTGAATCTGATGACACTGCATTGGTTGATCTTATTCCATTTCTTGAAT ATATTGCACGAAATAGGCCTGGTGATATTCGACATGTTCTTGCTTCATACAATGGAAATGATATAGCCAAAGAGTTCATTGAACGTTCTAAAGAATATCAGag GAGAATGCAGGAGCAGAAGCAACCAGGGCGTCTGTGGAGACGCTGA
- the LOC111880817 gene encoding mitochondrial import inner membrane translocase subunit TIM50 isoform X2: MSIITQSKRISSKVLNLKSNKNIHLYSSVTTNPPKESIISSSSSILSDQSTSSSTPPETAAAATTGGGGKGQPWSFLKFSLIAAVTGGVATAGYATYAYSLEEVYEKTKALRTMKKVSIGDDLSSFQKFQTMLKSTAITVPAKLVELYLEMRESTEEHVRGFTEPLSDKLLPDLHPQEQHVFTLVLDLNETLLYSDWKRERGWRTFKRPGVDEFLEQLAQFYEIIIYSDQQSMYVDPVVDRLDGNHCIRYRLSRAATRYQDGKHYRDLSKLNRDPSRILYVSGNAVESCLQQENCVPVKPWKCESDDTALILHEIGLVIFDMFLLHTMEMI, translated from the exons ATGTCAATAATTACTCAATCCAAACGAATTTCCTCCAAAGTATTGAATTTGAAGAGCAACAAGAATATTCATTTGTATTCTAGTGTCACTACAAATCCTCCCAAAGAGTCCATCatctcatcttcttcttctatccTGAGTGATCAGTCCACATCATCATCAACTCCACCTGAAACTGCAGCAGCAGCCACCACAGGTGGTGGTGGAAAAGGACAACCATGGAGTTTTCTCAAGTTTTCTTTAATTGCAGCGGTTACTGGAGGTGTTGCCACTGCTGGTTATGCCACCTACG CATATAGTTTAGAAGAAGTTTATGAGAAGACAAAGGCTTTGCGTACAATGAAAAAAGTTTCTATAGGTGATGATTTGTCTTCATTTCAG AAATTTCAAACCATGCTAAAATCAACTGCAATTACAG TTCCTGCTAAATTAGTTGAGCTTTATTTGGAGATGCGTGAATCTACAGAAGAACATGTTCGA GGTTTTACAGAACCCTTATCAGATAAACTCCTTCCAGATTTGCATCCACAAGAGCAACATGTGTTCACATTGGTTTTGGACCTCAATGAAACTTTACTCTACTCTGATTGGAAG CGTGAGAGAGGTTGGAGAACTTTCAAAAGACCAGGAGTCGATGAGTTTTTAGAACAGCTAGCCCAATTTTATGAAATTATAATCTATTCCGATCAGCAGTCCATG TATGTTGATCCTGTTGTTGATAGATTAGATGGAAACCACTGCATAAGATACAGACTATCAAGGGCTGCAACTAGATATCAAGATGGGAAGCACTATAGA gatTTGTCAAAACTTAATAGAGATCCTTCAAGAATTTTGTATGTGAGTGGGAATGCTGTTGAGAGTTGCCTTCAACAAGAAAACTGTGTTCCAGTAAAACCATGGAAATGTGAATCTGATGACACTGCATTG ATATTGCACGAAATAGGCCTGGTGATATTCGACATGTTCTTGCTTCATACAATGGAAATGATATAG